The Verrucomicrobium spinosum DSM 4136 = JCM 18804 DNA segment CTGGGACCGATGGCGGCCGGCATTTTCTACGTGCGAGATGAGGTTCAGGAAATGCTGCGCCCCAGCCTGGTGGGGGCGTGGAACGTGAGCTCGCCCAACTTCATCGCCCAGGACGAAGTGGTCTTTGAAAAAGGTGGCCGCCGGTATGAGCCGGGTGTGCTCAATGCCGCGGGACTCTATGGCATGAGGGCGGGGTTGGAGATGCTGCTGGAGTTTGGCATGGAAAACGTCAGCAACCGCCTGCTCACGCTGAAGCGGCATCTTGTGCCCCGGCTGGAGGCCCTCGGGTTCGAGGTATTGCCACCCACGGATGGGGCGGCGGCCTCCGGCATCACCACCGCCACGCGCAGTGGCGGCGTGCCGCTGGAGCGGGTGTTCGAGCACCTGGCCGCCCATCAGGTGGTCGTCTCCCTGCGCCACAACCGGGCGGGGGTGGCGCATCTGCGCTTCAGTCCGCACGTGTACAACACGGAAGCGGAGATCGACCGGGTGGTGGAAGTGATGGCCAGCGCAAACTGACGGGAGGGTCTCCGGTGATACAACGCTTAAAAGCGAATGCCATCAGGGAAAAAGGGCGAGGCCGATTGTCTCTCTTTTGCCAATGAACTGAGGGTTGGAGGCCCGGGCTGGTATGACGCCGGACCGTTGGTCCTCAGTTTCATCATGAAACGATGTTGATCGCTCTGCCCAGTCTTATCCCTGCTGGCATTGGCATTTATGCGGGCAGGAAGCAGCCATCCAGTGCGGGGCTTCGGATCGCCCGCGGCTCATGACATGCGATCTGGCCTCCCTTCGTTCACCCGCTGGGGGCGGCGGTTCCCAGCCCGGACCAACCAAGCACCAAGCACTCGAAACATGGCAGGGCAAGTGAGGTGCTTCCTGCAAAAGACCGCCCAACACCCCACCCCCGACCCCTTGCCCACTGCCTCGTGAACTCAAAGCTCCTTTGGCATCCAGGGCTCCAGCTTGCTCACTTCTGCTTTCGCACTCGAAGTAACAGGAATGCCCCAGAACTCAAAGAAGGGCCCAAGGTTCTTTTTTGTGATCTTGGAGAACCGGATCAGGAACTGATCGCGTTTTTCCTCATCGTTCTTGGGCGTGGGGCCAAAGGAGGGATCGGCAAAGGACCAGATGTACTTCTTGTAGTTCTCCCAACCAAAGCCCTGCACGAGCTGAACATAGGTGGTGAGGGCATGGAAGGGGTCGCCTTTCCAGATGGCCCATTTCTCGCCTTGATCCTTGGCTTTCTTCGCAGCGTCGATGTGTTTCTTGATGGACTCCGGGCTCACGCCGCCGTGGCCGATCAAGAGTTCCTTCTTGAGCACCTCGGTGTAACAATAGAGGCCAAAGACGTTGTTGGTGACTTCGCCGGTGCCTTCGAAGGTGAAGTTGCCGCGCTGATGGTTGTGGCCGATCTCGTGGTAGAAGCCCCAGCCGGGATACTTGATGCGGCCGTAGGTCACCATCTCCGCAGACTCCGGGGTGTGAATCATGATGGGGTAACCAGAGTGCATGAAGCCGGCGCTGATCTGGACATCGGCCACCATGCGTTCCGGGCGGGTGCGTTCGGCGGTCTGGTTCGAGATGTCATCCTGCGCCGTGACCACCCGGTCCCAGAACTCCATGAGCTCGGTGGGATTGGTGATCTTGCGGGCGACTTCGCTGGGCAGGCTCACCACCATCTTCTCACCGGCGAGTTCCGCCCAGGGGCCCTGGGCCTTTTTGATGTTGTTCCACTGCTCATCAGTGTCACGCCCCAGCTTGAAGTAAGGCGACTCGACCGCGCCGGCGATTTTCACCTTGAACGGCTCCGAGGCATTTCGACGCGCCCTTCCCGGAACGGTGATGTACACCAGGCCACCAAACGCAGTGCCCATCTTGGTTTCGACATTCTCGATGCCCACGGTGCGGGTGATGTCTGGCGCACGACGCCAGCTCTCCAGGTGGTAGAGTGTGTCGCTGTGGCAGCCCACGCGAATGGAGAAACCATTCCCCACCATGGCTTCCGGCACGGTCACAGTGATGGGTTCACCCGCCACTGCGTAGAGGCCGGTGCTGGTCCACCCGTCGATGTTGGCATCCACGGTTATTTCCTTGGTGACACGAGGCGCGTCCTTGGCCGGCTGGCCGGGAAACACGGCGGAGGCCGGGTGGGCGGCCACGGTGGGGCTGCTGGCCAGACGCAGTACGCGGGTCTCCATGCCCAGGCGGATGCGTTGCGAGGCGTGCTGGGCCATCGTCAGGGGCTGCTCCCTGGTGGGCACGCCGGAGTCCCCTTCACCCAGCGCGCCCATGACGGCACCCTGGAGGGAGTTGCGCCCCGGAGGCTGGGCGGCCAGGGCCACCTGGATGGCGTTCGTGCCCTGGCCGATGTCGTCGGGGTTCAGGGAGGGGCCGCCTTCCCGCTGTTTTTTGATCGCGGTGATGGCGTCGAAGGCGTTCATCATGCGGGGCAGTTCTGTGCGGGCGGAGAACTGGCGGATGGTGGCGGCATCAAATCCACTGGAGTCAGTGAAGGCGAGTCCGGTGGGCATGATGGCGTTGTTGAAGCCGTGGGCGATGCTCAGGGCCTTGCCGCCGCTCGTTTGTTCAAAGGCCCATCCCGTCATGGCCGCGATGATGCCGCCGCCTCCCTTGATGTACTCGATCGCTGCCTGGCCTTCGGCGGGATCGGTGATGCCCTGGGCATTGAGAATGACGACGTCATAGTCATTGAGCGTCTTCTTTTCCAGCGGGCCGTCCATCTTTTCGGCGCGGAGCCCTTTCTTGTCGAGGAAGGCGATGAGGTTGCTTCCCTTAACCCCGATGCGGGGCTTCTCCTTGTTGCCCACCCAGCGCACGGCATTGAGCAGCAGTGTGCCCATCCCGCCATCGCCGGCGTCCTCGGCGCTCAGATAGCTGTTGTGGCCGAAGAGCATGAGTCGGCCCTTGCCATAGCCGGCGGCGGCGGCGAGGGCGAGCTCCGGTTTGCCGGTCTCGGCGGCGGAGATCACGGGGAAGGCCAGATTTCCCCAGATGGCCACCGGCCCGGGGGCTCCGAGCCTTGGGATCGAGGAAACGCCTGAAAGAATCTTGGCGCGTTCCGCGTTTTGCCATTCACCGGGTGTTGCGGCAGGTGTCGGAGCGGTGCCGGGCGCAGCGGGCCTGATGGGGAGGGCGGTCTGGGCGGTGCCCACGCCCTGGGACAGGGCCAGCAGGAGGGCGAGGGTGAGGGGCAGTGGTTTCATGGCGGTGGGTGGATGGATGGGCGGGAGCGGAGACGATGAGCAGAGGGGGAACCGGGGCGTGGACAGGGAGCGCCGATCTTCCCTGGTTCCGGGAAAAACAGCGTGCGCAGGGGTCTGGGGCTGGCCTCAGGCGGGGCGGGCGGGCAGGATGACCTCCTGCAGCACGCTGCCATCAAGGCGGGACATGGTGACGGTGAGTTGTTGTTTGCTGGCGTGACCGCGTATGATCGTGGCGCGCTCCGGCTTGGGGCCGCCGCCCACCAGCTGGGCATAGGGCACGCTGGCATCAGCAGGCAGCCAGTGGGGCTCATGGGTGTGGCCGGAGATGACGAGTTGCACCCCGGCCTTCACCAGCAGGTCGTGCCACTTCGCCCGGCCATCGGCGCAGTATTCGCCGCCTTTTTTCTCATCTTTCCAACGCAGAGGGATGTGGCAGAAGAGGATCTTGTACGGGGCGGACTTGAAGTGCGGCTTCTCGATCTCCTGCGCCAGCCACCGGGCCTGGAGCGTGCGGAAGGCGGCAAAGTCATTGAGCCCTGCATAGACTGGATGATCGTCCGGCTTGTCCTCGCCAGTGTCCAGCACGAGAGCTCCCACCGGACCCTGACGGAAGGAGTAGTACCACTGCGTGCCCTCCACCTGGGTGAAGCGGGGCAGATGGCGGGCGGCCGGGCCGCGGACATCGTGATTGCCGCGGACAAAGAAGTAAGGGACGCCCGTGGCAAAGGCCACGCCCTTCGGGCTCAGGTACTGCTCCACCATCTTCTCCTCCTTGTAGATGTCATTGGTGACATCTCCGTTCCAGAGCAGGAAATCGCCGGGCTTTTCCTGATGGAGGGCGTGCAGCTTCTGCAGCGTCTCCGCCTGCTCGTGGGTGTCGTTCCAGACGGTGAAGGTCGTTTCCTCGGCCGAAGCGTTCAGGGTGCGGAAGGTGTGGACCGCGCTGTACACGGCCGGGCCGCGCTCGATCTTGTAAGCATTGCGGAAGTTCACCGGACTGGCTCCGACACGGTAGTGGTAGGTGGTGCCTGGTTTCAGGCCTTGCAGCCGGATCTTGAAGGTGCGCTCATCATACGGCATGAGGCCGCCGTCTGCACCGCCGGCCTTCTGGCCCAGGGCGGCCGTCTCGCCATATTCGATCCATCCCGAGCCGAAGCCGTTGGTCGCCCAGAGGATGCTGACGGCGTCTTCTGCAGGATGGGTCAGCACCGGGGCGCTGGCGAAGCCAAACGGCGCAGCCTCAGGAGCAGGGGCCGCCGCCGGAGGGGTGTTGACGGCGGGTGCCTCTGCAGCGGCGACCGCGCCACCCACCGGGAACAACGTGCTGCAAGTGAGAAAGCGGCGTCTCTTCATCTCCCGCTGATGGCCATGCTTTTGGGGGTGTGACGCAGTTTAGCGATAAATCACTACCAAAAACACGAGGGCCTCACCCTTGCCCGCGTTCAGAATGGCATGAGGCACGTCTGCCCGGTAGGTGGTGGAGTCGCCATGGTGCAGGGTGTCTGTGTCTTCGTTGGACTCCACCTTCACCAGCCCTTTCACCACCGTGAGGAACTCGCGCGTACCTTCGAAGTGCGGGGCGCTGCGCAAGGCTCCGCCGGGCTGCAGCTCGACTTCGTAGAACTCCACATCCTTTTCCAGATTTAGCGGGCTGAGGGTGCGGATGCGGCAGTGGTCATCAGACCGATAGTGGAAGGCGCGGTCATGATGCCGGATGACGGTGATGGAGGAGCTGACGCCCGGTGTCTCGATGAGCTCGCTCAAGCTCATGCCAAAGGCCTGGGCGATGCGCAGCGTCACGGCGAGCGTGGGGTTGGCCTGTTCCCGCTCGATTTCGCTCAACATGGAGCGGCTCACGCCACTGGCTCCTGCCAGGGCCTCCAGGGACCAGTTGCGGTCTGAGCGGAGCTGCTTCACCCGCGCGCCCAGGTGGCGGCTGATGGCTTCTGCGGGGACGTCTTTGACTCGGGCGGCAGCTTTTCTGGGCATAATCTTCTACAATAAACCGGAATTTAGTCTTGCATACCGGAAAAATAGAATCCAAAATACCGGCGGAAGCATCCGTTATACCGGACAGTGAGTCCCAGATGCTCTGCCATCCTCATTCAGTATTGACTGCCATGCCCTCGATGAAAGCCCTTGTGAAAGCGAAGTCGGAACCCGGACTCTGGTTGGAGGACGTGCCGGTGCCCACCGTGGGGATCAATGACGTGCTCATCCGCGTGCACAAGACGGGGATCTGCGGTACAGACTTGCACATCTACAAGTGGGATGACTGGGCGCGCCGCACCATCCCGGTGCCGATGGTGGTGGGGCATGAGTTCGTCGGCGAGGTCGTGAGGGTGGGGGACAACGTGAGTGACTTCCACCCGGGGGAGATTGTCAGCGCGGAAGGGCATGTGGTCTGTGGTCGCTGTCGCAACTGTCTGGCCGGGCGTCGCCACCTGTGTGCGGATACCAAGGGTATCGGCGTGAACCGTCCGGGAGCTTTCGCGGAATACATCAGTGTGCCGATGACGAACGTGTGGCACCATCGTGAAGGGGTGGACGAGGAGGTTGCCTCCATCTTCGACCCCTTTGGCAATGCGGTGCACACCGCCCTCTCGTTTGAAGTGCTGGGAGAAGATGTGCTTATCACGGGTGCCGGACCCATCGGCATCATGGCGGTGGCCATTGTAAAACACGCGGGTGCCCGGCACGTGGTCATCACGGATGTGAATGACTACCGTCTTGACCTCGCCCGGCAGATGGGGGCGACGGTGGCGCTGAATGTCACGCGGGGGAACCTCAAGGACGTGCAGAAGCAACTCGGGATGAAGGAGGGCTTTGATGTGGGCCTGGAGATGTCGGGCAACCCGGCTGCCTTCCGCAGCATGATCGACAACATGTGCCATGGCGGCAAGATCGCCATGCTGGGGATCCCGTCGGAGGAGATTGCCATCGACTGGAACAAGGTGGTGTTCAACATGCTCACCATCAAAGGCATCTACGGTCGTGAAATGTACGAGACCTGGTACCAGATGAGCGTCATGCTGGAGAGCGGTCTGAACATCAAGCCCGTCATCACGCACCGGTTCCACTATACGGATTTTCAGAAGGGCTTCGAAGCCATGATCTCGGGATTGAGCGGCAAGGTGGTGCTTGACTGGAATTAACCTCTAGAACCCAAACAACCTGCATGCCCTGGAAATCTTCATGGATCCCCGTGCTGGCCGCCGTAGTGACGGTGGCGGCCTCACTTCAAGCGTCGGCGCGGCCCAACGTCATTGTGTTTCTGGCCGATGATCTGGGCTATGGCGAACTGGGGTGCTACGGGCAGAAAAAGATCAAGACGCCGAATCTGGATCAACTGGCGGCGGACGGCATGCGGTTCACGGACTTCTACTCCGGCCACGCCGTCTGCGCGCCCTCCCGCTGTGTGATGCTCACCGGCAAACATACGGGACATTCTTTTGTGCGGGAAAACTCCGAAGGGCGTGCCGCCCAGGCGAAGGAGCGCAACCGGATCAAGGCGGCGGATGGCTATCTGCCGCAGATTGCCCTGCCTGCCTCAGAGGCCACCTACGCGAGTGCCTTGCAGAAGTCTGGCTATCGCACGGCGTGTGTGGGGAAGTGGGGGCTGGGGCACCCCAGCAATGAGGGCTCGCCCAACAAGCATGGGTTTGACCTCTTCTACGGCTACATCTCCCAGTGGCAGGCCCACTACTACTACCCCACTTACCTCTGGCGGAATGACGTCAAAGAACCGCTGGAGGGCAACGATGGCAAGGTGGGGCGGCAGTACGCCGCCGATCTGATGGAGCAGGAGGCCCTGAAGTTCATGGAAACCACGGGGGGCGGGCCGTTCTTCCTCTACTACGCCACCCCGGTGCCGCATGTGTCACTGCAGGTGCCGCCGGATGAACCCTCGCTGGCGGAGTACAAGCAGGCCTTTGCCGGCCAGGATCCGCCGTATGATGGCAGAAAGAGCTACCTGCCCACGGAGGACCCGCGCGCCATCTATGCCGCCATGGTGACCCGCATGGACCGGACCCTGGGCAAGTTTCGCGATCTGCTCAA contains these protein-coding regions:
- a CDS encoding helix-turn-helix domain-containing protein, translated to MPRKAAARVKDVPAEAISRHLGARVKQLRSDRNWSLEALAGASGVSRSMLSEIEREQANPTLAVTLRIAQAFGMSLSELIETPGVSSSITVIRHHDRAFHYRSDDHCRIRTLSPLNLEKDVEFYEVELQPGGALRSAPHFEGTREFLTVVKGLVKVESNEDTDTLHHGDSTTYRADVPHAILNAGKGEALVFLVVIYR
- a CDS encoding M60 family metallopeptidase, with the protein product MKPLPLTLALLLALSQGVGTAQTALPIRPAAPGTAPTPAATPGEWQNAERAKILSGVSSIPRLGAPGPVAIWGNLAFPVISAAETGKPELALAAAAGYGKGRLMLFGHNSYLSAEDAGDGGMGTLLLNAVRWVGNKEKPRIGVKGSNLIAFLDKKGLRAEKMDGPLEKKTLNDYDVVILNAQGITDPAEGQAAIEYIKGGGGIIAAMTGWAFEQTSGGKALSIAHGFNNAIMPTGLAFTDSSGFDAATIRQFSARTELPRMMNAFDAITAIKKQREGGPSLNPDDIGQGTNAIQVALAAQPPGRNSLQGAVMGALGEGDSGVPTREQPLTMAQHASQRIRLGMETRVLRLASSPTVAAHPASAVFPGQPAKDAPRVTKEITVDANIDGWTSTGLYAVAGEPITVTVPEAMVGNGFSIRVGCHSDTLYHLESWRRAPDITRTVGIENVETKMGTAFGGLVYITVPGRARRNASEPFKVKIAGAVESPYFKLGRDTDEQWNNIKKAQGPWAELAGEKMVVSLPSEVARKITNPTELMEFWDRVVTAQDDISNQTAERTRPERMVADVQISAGFMHSGYPIMIHTPESAEMVTYGRIKYPGWGFYHEIGHNHQRGNFTFEGTGEVTNNVFGLYCYTEVLKKELLIGHGGVSPESIKKHIDAAKKAKDQGEKWAIWKGDPFHALTTYVQLVQGFGWENYKKYIWSFADPSFGPTPKNDEEKRDQFLIRFSKITKKNLGPFFEFWGIPVTSSAKAEVSKLEPWMPKEL
- a CDS encoding arylsulfatase, giving the protein MPWKSSWIPVLAAVVTVAASLQASARPNVIVFLADDLGYGELGCYGQKKIKTPNLDQLAADGMRFTDFYSGHAVCAPSRCVMLTGKHTGHSFVRENSEGRAAQAKERNRIKAADGYLPQIALPASEATYASALQKSGYRTACVGKWGLGHPSNEGSPNKHGFDLFYGYISQWQAHYYYPTYLWRNDVKEPLEGNDGKVGRQYAADLMEQEALKFMETTGGGPFFLYYATPVPHVSLQVPPDEPSLAEYKQAFAGQDPPYDGRKSYLPTEDPRAIYAAMVTRMDRTLGKFRDLLKRTGQDQNTLIIFTSDNGATFNGGYDREFFGGNQPLRGMKTQLWDGGIRTPFIAAWPGSIQPGQVSRFVGASWDLFPTFAEIVGFPVPAGLDGVSILPTLKGEVATQKQHDHLYWETVAGGHQAVRMGPWKGIRLGVIKNPSAPVQLFNLETDVSETTDVAAQHPDIVAKIATIMSAGRVPSAEFPMGELDRPVSKQ
- a CDS encoding FN3 domain-containing metallophosphoesterase family protein, encoding MKRRRFLTCSTLFPVGGAVAAAEAPAVNTPPAAAPAPEAAPFGFASAPVLTHPAEDAVSILWATNGFGSGWIEYGETAALGQKAGGADGGLMPYDERTFKIRLQGLKPGTTYHYRVGASPVNFRNAYKIERGPAVYSAVHTFRTLNASAEETTFTVWNDTHEQAETLQKLHALHQEKPGDFLLWNGDVTNDIYKEEKMVEQYLSPKGVAFATGVPYFFVRGNHDVRGPAARHLPRFTQVEGTQWYYSFRQGPVGALVLDTGEDKPDDHPVYAGLNDFAAFRTLQARWLAQEIEKPHFKSAPYKILFCHIPLRWKDEKKGGEYCADGRAKWHDLLVKAGVQLVISGHTHEPHWLPADASVPYAQLVGGGPKPERATIIRGHASKQQLTVTMSRLDGSVLQEVILPARPA
- the tdh gene encoding L-threonine 3-dehydrogenase yields the protein MKALVKAKSEPGLWLEDVPVPTVGINDVLIRVHKTGICGTDLHIYKWDDWARRTIPVPMVVGHEFVGEVVRVGDNVSDFHPGEIVSAEGHVVCGRCRNCLAGRRHLCADTKGIGVNRPGAFAEYISVPMTNVWHHREGVDEEVASIFDPFGNAVHTALSFEVLGEDVLITGAGPIGIMAVAIVKHAGARHVVITDVNDYRLDLARQMGATVALNVTRGNLKDVQKQLGMKEGFDVGLEMSGNPAAFRSMIDNMCHGGKIAMLGIPSEEIAIDWNKVVFNMLTIKGIYGREMYETWYQMSVMLESGLNIKPVITHRFHYTDFQKGFEAMISGLSGKVVLDWN